The Mesorhizobium sp. INR15 region GATCGGCATGTCGACCGCGATGATCGCATCCGGGGGAAGGGCGGCGAGCAATGCGGCAAAGCTGGCAAAGACATCGACGCAGGGTGCCGAACCCGGATCGCGCCGCACGGCGATCCAGCCGGCCTTGCAGCCGTCGACGCCGGCCAGCGCGACGTCGCTCGATGTCACGCCCGGCGGTCCCGCCCCGGATGCGTGAGATGACGCAGCTGCACCATCGCCATTGGGTGCGACAGGCTTTGCGCATCGGTTTCGAGTTGCAACTCGTCGCCGCCGCGCTTGGCCGTGCGCGCCAGGATTTCATAGACCGCCGCCGTCGTGGACTGCAGCGCCTTGACCGCCGGCTGGCCGGAGAGGATGCGCGCCAGATAGACCGCCGCTGTCAGGTCGCCGAGGCCATTCGGCGGCTTGTCGATCAGCCGATGCTCGGCAAGCAGTGCCTGGGTGCCGTCGAGCAGCAGGTTGCCGGTGCCGCCGGTCATCATCGATGGCGCCGAGGTGACCAGCATGGTCGATGGTCCGGCATGGTGTGCGGCCGCGATCACCGATTTCAGGTCGGGCAAGGGTGCACCGGTCATCCATGACAGCTCGTAGCGGTTCGGGGTGGCGATGTCGGCGATCGGCATCAGCCGGTCGCGCATGGCGACGGCTGTCGGTTCCGGCACATAGAGGCCGCCTGAATCGCCCATCACCGGATCGCAGATGTAGACGGCATCAGGCGTCTTGGCCTTGACCGCCGCGACCAGCGAGGCGACGGCCTCGGCCTGGCCGGCTTCGCCGAGATAGCCCGAAAGCACGGCGCCGACCTCGCCCAGCCATGGCGCGCGCTCAAGATCGGCCAGCAAGGCCTTGAATTGATCCAGCGGCGGCACGATCCGCGTTGCCCGCCCATGGCCTGGATGCCAGGGCAGGATGACCGTCGGCACGGCCCAGACCGGAAACCCCAGCGTTTCCAGTGCGAACACGGCGGCACGGTTGCCAACCGAACCACGCGCGACATGGCTGGAAATGACGATGACCGCACGCGGCGCGTCGGTTTTTTCGGCGCTCATTGTTTCTTGGTTCCTAACTGCCCCGTGAGAGGAAAAGCACGAGCCAGACCATCAGGCCCAGC contains the following coding sequences:
- the pdxY gene encoding pyridoxal kinase PdxY; this translates as MSAEKTDAPRAVIVISSHVARGSVGNRAAVFALETLGFPVWAVPTVILPWHPGHGRATRIVPPLDQFKALLADLERAPWLGEVGAVLSGYLGEAGQAEAVASLVAAVKAKTPDAVYICDPVMGDSGGLYVPEPTAVAMRDRLMPIADIATPNRYELSWMTGAPLPDLKSVIAAAHHAGPSTMLVTSAPSMMTGGTGNLLLDGTQALLAEHRLIDKPPNGLGDLTAAVYLARILSGQPAVKALQSTTAAVYEILARTAKRGGDELQLETDAQSLSHPMAMVQLRHLTHPGRDRRA